A stretch of the Solanum dulcamara chromosome 6, daSolDulc1.2, whole genome shotgun sequence genome encodes the following:
- the LOC129891687 gene encoding photosystem II 10 kDa polypeptide, chloroplastic, with protein MASTVMSSLSLKPTFTLEKTAVKGLPSLARSSSSFKVVASGGKKIKTDKPYGINGGMALRDGLDASGRKPKGKGVYQFVDKYGANVDGYSPIYNTEDWSPSGDVYVGGTTGLAIWAVTLIGILAGGALLVFNTSALAQ; from the exons ATGGCAAGCACAGTAATGAGCTCATTGAGCCTAAAGCCAACTTTCACTTTGGAGAAAACAGCAGTGAAAGGGCTTCCATCACTTGctaggtcttcttcttccttcaaAGTTGTGGCTAGTGGTGGCAAGAAAATTAAGACTGACAAACCCTATG GAATTAATGGAGGCATGGCCTTGAGAGATGGGCTTGATGCCTCAGGAAGGAAGCCCAAG GGAAAGGGTGTGTACCAATTTGTTGACAAATATGGAGCTAATGTTGATGGATACAG TCCCATCTACAACACAGAAGATTGGTCTCCAAGTGGTGATGTCTATGTTGGAG GTACCACTGGCTTAGCCATATGGGCAGTGACCTTGATTGGCATTCTTGCAGGAGGTGCTCTCCTTGTCTTTAACACAAGTGCTTTGGCACAGTAG